From a single Candoia aspera isolate rCanAsp1 chromosome 2, rCanAsp1.hap2, whole genome shotgun sequence genomic region:
- the WBP2 gene encoding WW domain-binding protein 2 isoform X1: MALNRNHVEGGGVIVNNSESILMNYEHIEMTFHDMEHIPDAFKGTKKGSVFMTPYRVIFVSKGKDPMQSFMMPFYLMKECEIKQPVFGANYIKGIVKAEAGGGWEGSATFKMTFSAGGAIEFGQRMLQVASQASRGEVPNGAYGYSYMPNGGYAFPPLATNGMYPPPPPSGYPYPPPPPELYPGPPMDGAMGYMQLPPPPYPGPMEPPAAGPDLPTTPAGPASSTSLLSSRGQENPVEEPSSHVASLLPYGSILIRDMTVVRATLSPPSTCISHGQKW; the protein is encoded by the exons ATGGCGCTGAACAGGAACCATGTGGAGGGAGGCGGCGTCATCGTCAATAACAGCGAAAG CATCTTGATGAATTACGAGCACATTGAAATGACATTCCATGATATGGAACATATACCAGATGCTTTCAAAGGGACCAAGAAAGGCAGTGTCTTCATGACTCCATATCGA GTTATTTTTGTATCTAAGGGAAAAGATCCAATGCAGTCTTTCATGATGCCCTTTTATTTAATGAAAGAATGTGAAATTAAGCAACCTGTGTTTGGAGCAAATTACATCAAGGGTATAGTAAAAGCAGAGGCAGGAG GTGGTTGGGAAGGATCTGCAACATTCAAAATGACATTCTCAGCTGGAGGTGCCATTGAATTTGGACAGCGTATGTTGCAAGTAGCATCTCAAG CTTCAAGAGGAGAGGTTCCAAATGGAGCCTATGGTTACTCATACATGCCAAATGGGGGCTATGCCTTTCCACCACTTGCTACCAATGGGatgtatcctcctcctcctccttcaggaTACCCTTACCCACCACCACCTCCTG AATTATATCCTGGTCCACCAATGGATGGTGCTATGGGGTACATGCAGCTTCCACCTCCTCCCTATCCTGGGCCTATGGAACCACCTGCTGCTGGCCCAGATCTTCCCACCACTCCAGCAG GACcagcctcctccacctccttacTTTCCTCCAGAGGACAAGAAAACCCAGTAGAGGAACCATCGTCACATGTTGCATCCTTATTGCCATATGGCTCAATATTGATTAGGGATATGACAGTGGTAAGAGCCACCTTGTCTCCCCCCAGTACATGTATCTCTCATGGACAGAAATGGTAG
- the WBP2 gene encoding WW domain-binding protein 2 isoform X2 translates to MALNRNHVEGGGVIVNNSESILMNYEHIEMTFHDMEHIPDAFKGTKKGSVFMTPYRVIFVSKGKDPMQSFMMPFYLMKECEIKQPVFGANYIKGIVKAEAGGGWEGSATFKMTFSAGGAIEFGQRMLQVASQASRGEVPNGAYGYSYMPNGGYAFPPLATNGMYPPPPPSGYPYPPPPPELYPGPPMDGAMGYMQLPPPPYPGPMEPPAAGPDLPTTPAAEAKAAEAAASAYYNPGNPHNVYMPMDQPPPPPYFPPEDKKTQ, encoded by the exons ATGGCGCTGAACAGGAACCATGTGGAGGGAGGCGGCGTCATCGTCAATAACAGCGAAAG CATCTTGATGAATTACGAGCACATTGAAATGACATTCCATGATATGGAACATATACCAGATGCTTTCAAAGGGACCAAGAAAGGCAGTGTCTTCATGACTCCATATCGA GTTATTTTTGTATCTAAGGGAAAAGATCCAATGCAGTCTTTCATGATGCCCTTTTATTTAATGAAAGAATGTGAAATTAAGCAACCTGTGTTTGGAGCAAATTACATCAAGGGTATAGTAAAAGCAGAGGCAGGAG GTGGTTGGGAAGGATCTGCAACATTCAAAATGACATTCTCAGCTGGAGGTGCCATTGAATTTGGACAGCGTATGTTGCAAGTAGCATCTCAAG CTTCAAGAGGAGAGGTTCCAAATGGAGCCTATGGTTACTCATACATGCCAAATGGGGGCTATGCCTTTCCACCACTTGCTACCAATGGGatgtatcctcctcctcctccttcaggaTACCCTTACCCACCACCACCTCCTG AATTATATCCTGGTCCACCAATGGATGGTGCTATGGGGTACATGCAGCTTCCACCTCCTCCCTATCCTGGGCCTATGGAACCACCTGCTGCTGGCCCAGATCTTCCCACCACTCCAGCAG cGGAAGCTAAGGCTGCAGAAGCTGCTGCAAGTGCTTATTATAACCCAGGCAACCCTCATAATGTCTACATGCCCAtg GACcagcctcctccacctccttacTTTCCTCCAGAGGACAAGAAAACCCAGTAG